In Luteimonas viscosa, the genomic window GATGTTCGCCAAGCCATTGCTTGGAGCCTTGCTGGCCCTCGTCGCCTGCCACGTGCAGGCCACGCAGGCACCCCCCCCGGAGGGCCTCGCCGAAGCGATCGCCGCCCGCGACGCCGCGGTGTTCGAGGCCTTCAATCGCTGCGCCGATCCGGCCCAGCTGGAAGCGCACGCCGGCCATTTCGATCCGCAGGTCGAGTTCTACCACGATACCGGCGGCGTCACCTGGACCCGGGACGAGATGCTGGCGAACACGCGCAGGCATGCCTGCGGAACCTACACCCGCGAACTCGTCCCGGGCAGCCTGCGGGTGTATCCGGTGCACGGATTCGGCGCGATCTCGCAGGGCACGCACCGCTTCTGCCGGGCCAATTCGGGGGCCTGCGAGGGCGTCGCGGACTTCACCATGGTCTGGCGCCATGCGGGCGGCGCGTGGCGCATCACCCGCGTGCTCAGCTACGGCCATCGTGCCGTCGCGGACTGATCGGCTTACGATACGCGCACACTCCATTCCCGCCGGCACGATGCCCACCGTCCTCGTCATCGACGACAACCCCTCCGTCGCCACCGCCCTGGACCTGCTGTTTTCGCTGCACGAGATCCAGGTGCTGCGCGCGGAGACGCCGGAAGCGGGCCTGGAGCTGCTGGAACGCGGTGGCATCGACCTGGTCATCCAGGACATGAACTTCCGCGCCGACACCACTTCCGGCGACGAGGGCGTTGCGCTGTTCCGCGAGATCCGGACGCAGCACCCGGACATGCCGGTGATCCTGCTCACGGCATGGACGAGGCTGGAATCGGCGGTCGACCTGGTCAAGGCCGGCGCTGCCGACTACGTGGGCAAACCCTGGGACGACCACAAGCTGCTGGCGTCGGTGAACAACCTGCTCGAACTGTCCGAGACCCGACGCGAGCTGGCCGCGCGCAGCGGAGGCGAGCGCCGCCGGCGCGAGGCGCTGGCGCGCCAGCACGACCTGCGCGGCCTGGTGTACGACGACGTCGCCAGCGAAACCGTGCTGGCGCTGGCGCTGCAGGTCGCGCGCTCGGAACTGCCGGTGCTGGTGACCGGGCCCAACGGCGCCGGCAAGGAAAAGTACGCCGAGATCATTCACCACAACTCGGCGGTGAAGTCGGGTCCGTTCGTGGCGGTGAACTGCGGCGCGCTGCCGAGCGAACTGATCGAGGCCGAGCTGTTCGGCGCCGAGCCGGGCGCCTACACCGGGTCCGGGAACAAGGCGCGCACCGGCAAGTTCGAGGCCGCCGACGGCGGCACCCTGTTCCTCGACGAGATCGGCACCCTGCCGCCGGCCGGGCAGGTCAAGCTGTTGCGCGTGCTGGAAACCGGGCGCTTCCAGCGCCTGGGCGGCAACCAGGAGCGCAGCGTGAAGGTGCGCGTGGTCAGCGCGACCAATGCCGACCTGCCGGCGATGATCGCCGACGCCCAGTTCCGCGAGGACCTGTACTACCGGCTCAACGGCATCGAGCTGCGCGTCCCGCCGCTGTCGCGGCGGCCACGCGACATCCTGCCGCTGGCACGCCATTTCCTGCCCGCCGGCAAGCAGTTCGGCGAAGGCGCCGAACGCGCGCTGCTGCGGCACGCCTGGCCCGGCAACGTGCGCGAGCTGCGAAACGCGGTGCAGCGCGCGGCACTGCTGTCGGGCGAGCGCATCGAGGCAGAGGCGCTGGGGCTGCAGGCGCTGGCATCGTCCCCGCACGCGCATGCCGGGGGCGACGAACCCGATCGCGCCGCGATCGAGGCCGCGCTGGCGCGCAGCGGCGGCGTGCTCGCGCAGGCGGCGGCCGACCTCGGCCTGTCGCGACAGGCGCTGTATCGCCGGCTCGACCGCTACAACATCCCGCGCGGCTGACAGCGACGCATCGATGCGCATCCTCCGCGTCCTGCCGCTGGCGATCCGCATGGTCGCCCTGGTGCTGTTCGGCGTCGCCGCGACCGCCGCATGCACCGCGCTGCTTGCCGGATGGCTGGCGCCGTGGCAGGCGGCCCTGGCGGCGGCCGCCATGGTCGGCGCCGCGATGGGGATCGCGGTCTGGCGCACGTTCGTGCCGTTGCGCGCGCTGTTCCGCGCGCTCGCAGGCACCGTCGCCGGCTACCGCGACGGCGATTTCAGCTTCGGCATCACCTGGGACCGCTACGGCGACCTGGTCGAACTGGTCGACGCCCACAACGAACTCGGCCAGGCCCTGCGCGACCAGCGCCTTTCGCTGGTGCAGCGCGAGCTGCTGCTCGACACCATGGTCCAGAACACGCCGGTGGCGATGCTGCTGCTCGACCCGTCCCGCCGGGTGGTGCTGGGCAACATCGCCGCGCGTCGCATGCTCGGAGATGGGCGACGACTGGAGGGCCACGCGCTCGACGAATTGCTCGACGCCGCGCCCGCCGCGGTGGGCGAGGCCTTCGCTCGCGGCGGCGACGGCATGTTCACCGTCGGCGACGAGGATCACGAGGACATCTACCACCTGGCCAGGCGCATGTTCCGGCTCAACGGCCGCCGGCACGAACTGGTGCTGCTGCGGCAGATGACCGCCGAACTGCGCCGCCAGGAAGTGCAGACCTGGAAGAAGGTGATCCGGGTGATCAGCCACGAGCTCAACAACTCGCTGGCGCCGATCGCCTCGCTGGCGCATTCAGGCGCCGAGCTGTTGCGCCGCGGTCAGTACGAAAAGCTGCCGATCGCACTGGCGACGATCGAGGAGCGTGCGCGCCACCTGGAAGGCTTCCTGCGCGACTACGCGCGCTTCGCCAAGCTGCCGTCGCCACGGACCGAGCCGATGCGTTTGCCGCAGTTCGTCGAGAAGCTGCGCACGCAGATGGACTTCGCGATCGATGGCACGGTCCCCGACGAGGTGGCGCGCTTCGACCCGGCGCAGCTGGAGCAGGCGCTGCTGAACCTGATCAAGAACGCGCACGAATCGGGCACCGCGCCCGGCACGGTCTCGCTCGCGGTGCGGCGCATCGCCGACGGCTGGCGCATCGACGTGCTCGACCGCGGCAGCGGCATGAACGAATCGGTGCTGGAGAACGCGCTGCTGCCGTTCTATTCGACCAAGCGCAGCGGCACCGGCCTGGGACTCGCGCTGGCGCGCGAGATCGCGGAAGCGCATGGCGGTCGCATCGCCCTGCTCAACCGCGATGGCGGCGGGCTGTGCGTATCGGTGGTGCTGCCGCGCCAGACCGACAACGGCTGAATATCCCGGACGGCGCAACACAGCCTTCGCGGGCGACGATCCTGCCCCCCACATGGGAAGCGAAGGCATCGCACTCCACGCGCGCCATTCACGGGCTTCGGAACGAGGCCGCGTCCTGGCGGCCGGAAACCGCTTTCCCTCGGTCAGGGCCTCCTGCCCTGACTCGGGCGCGTGCCATCCATGGCACGCTTGCCGCAGCTCCCGGCCGCCAGGACGCGGCTCATTGCGATCCCTCGCCAACCCCTTCGGCGGCGTACCCCACTGCCGCGAAGAGATTCGGGCTTCCCGAGCCGGGCAACGCGCCAGTCCCGTCGCCGCCTACCCCTTCTTCTGCGGCCGGGTCCAGCCCTCTATCGCGACCTGGCGCGCGCGCGCGAGGGTGAGCTTGCCTTCCGGTGCATCGTGGCTCACCACGGAGCCTGCGCCGATGGTCGCGCCAGCTCCCACCGTCACCGGCGCCACCAGCGCGGTGTTCGATCCGATGAAGGCGCCATCTTCGATCACGGTCTTCGATTTGTTCACGCCGTCGTAATTGCAGGTGATGGTGCCGGCGCCGACGTTCACCTTGGCGCCGATCCGGGCATCGCCGAGGTAGGTGAGGTGGTTGGCCTTGCTGCCCACCCCGAGGACCGCGTTCTTGGTCTCGACGAAATTTCCCACGTGCACGCCGTCGGCCAGCACCGTGCCGGGCCGCAGCCGCGCGAACGGGCCGATGGTCACCGCGCCTTCGGCACGCGCGCCGTCGAGGTCGCAGTGCGCACGCACCTCGGTTCCGGCGCCGAGGACCACGTCCTTCAGCCGCGTGAACGGCCCGATGCGCACGCCGTCGCCGAGTTCGACCCGGCCCTCGAGCACCACGTCCACGTCGATCTCGACGTCGCGCCCGACGATCACTTCGCCGCGGATGTCGATGCGCGCGGGATCGGCGACGCGCGCGCCCTGCAGGCACAAGGCCCGCGCCGCGCGCAGCTGGAACGCGCGCTCGAGCTGCGCCAGCTGCCACGGGTCGTTGGCACCCTCGGTTTCGCGCGGATCGTCCACGCGCACGATCTCGGCTGCGTTGAAGTCGGCCGCGGCCATGCCGGCCACGTCGGTCAGGTAGTACTCGCCCTGCGCATTGTCGTTCGACAGCCGCGACAGCCATTCCTTGAGGGCGGTCGCGTCGGCGACGATCACCCCGGTGTTGACGAGGCGCACCGCGCGCTGTTCGCGATTGGCGTCCTTTTCCTCGACCACCGCGGCGACGTGTCCCTCGGCATCGCGCAGCACGCGGCCGTAGCCGGTGGGATCATCGAGTTCGGCCACCAGCAGCGCCAGCCGGCCCTCGGCCGCGAGCAGCCGGCGCAGCGTCTGCGCGGTGAACAGCGGCGCGTCGCCGTACATCACCAGCACGCGTGCATCGTCGGGTACGTCCGGCATCGCCTGGCGCACCGCATGGCCGGTGCCGAGCTGTTGCGCCTGTTCGGCCCACTGCAGATCGTCCTGCGCGGCGAATGCCTCGCGCACCTGGTCGCCACCGTGGCCATGGACCACGTGGATGCCGGCCGGCTGCAGTTCGCGGGCGGTCGCGATCACGTGTGCCAGCATCGGCCGCCCGGCGACCTTCTGCAGCACCTTGGGCAGCGACGATTTCATGCGCTTGCCCTCGCCGGCGGCGAGGATGACGACGTGCAGGGGGGTGTTCATGGCGCTTCCATCGGGACCAGAACGTGATTCTAGGGCGGCCGGGCAGCGATGTCCGGTCTCGGGGCAGACTTGCCTTGCGTGGACTTGCCGGATGCGGCCTCCGGCCTTATCCGGGCTACGCTGGTCCGGGCCGTGGCGCGGGCAAGCCCAGCGCAGACCCCGGCCGCCGCGCGCGCTTGGGAATGTTCTATTCACTTCGCGGCGGTTAGGCTTGCCGCCGATGAGCTTCCTGCCCGCCCTCCGAAACCCGCTCCCGGAGCGCGGCCCATGAGCCTGCGCCGCCAAGGTAGTCACTTCCTCGCGATCGGCGTGCTCCAGTACCTGGTGGACTGGGCCGTCACGGTCTGGCTGTCCCACATGGGCATGGCGATCGAGGCGGCCAATGTCACCGGGCGCATCTGCGGGGCGCTGCTGGGGTACTGGCTCAACGGCCGGTTCACCTTCGCCGGCGAGGACACCGCGATGGGCCGCGTGCAGTTCCAGCGCTTCGCGCTGCTGTGGCTGGGCACGACCGCGGTCAGCACGCTGGCGATGAGCGCGATCGACGACATGCTCGGCCTGAAGTCGGCGTGGCTGGCGAAGCCGGTGGTCGACGCCGGACTGGCGTTGGTCGGCTTCGTGCTGTCGCGGCACTGGATCTACAAGCGCTGAGCCGGGCCTCGGGGCCGCGCCGGCCCGGACGCCCTGGTTGCGCGTCGGCGGACCAGCGATGCCGCCACGGCAAACCGGCCCATCGACGATGGTTGCGCCGTATCCTGCCGGATTTTGCCGTAGCTGTGAGGCCTTCCTGGGGCGGCCGGTCAAGGCGCCACGGTGTTGGCCCTGCGCAGCCGCGGCAGCACCCGCTCCAATGGCAGGGCCGGTACGGCACCCCGATGCCCGCGCTTGCCCGTGGCCCGGAACAGGGAATTGACGATCGCCTCTTCCGTGGCCTCGGCCACGGCTTCGAACAGCGGCGTCATCGCCTCGTTGGGCAGGACCTGCTGCGCGTGGCGTCGCGCGCCCAGCGCGCGGCGCACCTGGGTGGCGGTCGAAAACGCGATCACGTAGTCGCCCGAGCCGTTGCTCATCGACGAGCCGGTCCGCCCGACGCCGAGCAGCGCGCGCGCCGCCAGCCGGCGCAGCAGGCGGTCGTCCAGCGGCGCGTCGGTGGCGACCACGATCATGATGCTGCCGTCGCCGGTCGCGGGCGGCACTGCGTTCGCGCCGCGCGATGCGGAGCGTGCCGGGCGGACATCGTCGAGCGCCACGCCGCCGATCGTGAGCCGGCCACCGTAGTTGCTCTGGACCAGCACGCCCACGGTGTGGCCGCCTTGCGCATCGTCGAGCCGGCGGGAGCTCGTGCCGATGCCGCCCTTCCAGCCGAAGGCCACGGTGCCGGTGCCGGCGCCGATTGCGCCCTCGTCGACGTTGTCCGTCGCGGCAGTCTCCAGCGCCTGGACGACGTGCTCC contains:
- a CDS encoding nuclear transport factor 2 family protein, producing MFAKPLLGALLALVACHVQATQAPPPEGLAEAIAARDAAVFEAFNRCADPAQLEAHAGHFDPQVEFYHDTGGVTWTRDEMLANTRRHACGTYTRELVPGSLRVYPVHGFGAISQGTHRFCRANSGACEGVADFTMVWRHAGGAWRITRVLSYGHRAVAD
- a CDS encoding sigma-54-dependent transcriptional regulator gives rise to the protein MPTVLVIDDNPSVATALDLLFSLHEIQVLRAETPEAGLELLERGGIDLVIQDMNFRADTTSGDEGVALFREIRTQHPDMPVILLTAWTRLESAVDLVKAGAADYVGKPWDDHKLLASVNNLLELSETRRELAARSGGERRRREALARQHDLRGLVYDDVASETVLALALQVARSELPVLVTGPNGAGKEKYAEIIHHNSAVKSGPFVAVNCGALPSELIEAELFGAEPGAYTGSGNKARTGKFEAADGGTLFLDEIGTLPPAGQVKLLRVLETGRFQRLGGNQERSVKVRVVSATNADLPAMIADAQFREDLYYRLNGIELRVPPLSRRPRDILPLARHFLPAGKQFGEGAERALLRHAWPGNVRELRNAVQRAALLSGERIEAEALGLQALASSPHAHAGGDEPDRAAIEAALARSGGVLAQAAADLGLSRQALYRRLDRYNIPRG
- a CDS encoding sensor histidine kinase, with protein sequence MRILRVLPLAIRMVALVLFGVAATAACTALLAGWLAPWQAALAAAAMVGAAMGIAVWRTFVPLRALFRALAGTVAGYRDGDFSFGITWDRYGDLVELVDAHNELGQALRDQRLSLVQRELLLDTMVQNTPVAMLLLDPSRRVVLGNIAARRMLGDGRRLEGHALDELLDAAPAAVGEAFARGGDGMFTVGDEDHEDIYHLARRMFRLNGRRHELVLLRQMTAELRRQEVQTWKKVIRVISHELNNSLAPIASLAHSGAELLRRGQYEKLPIALATIEERARHLEGFLRDYARFAKLPSPRTEPMRLPQFVEKLRTQMDFAIDGTVPDEVARFDPAQLEQALLNLIKNAHESGTAPGTVSLAVRRIADGWRIDVLDRGSGMNESVLENALLPFYSTKRSGTGLGLALAREIAEAHGGRIALLNRDGGGLCVSVVLPRQTDNG
- the glmU gene encoding bifunctional UDP-N-acetylglucosamine diphosphorylase/glucosamine-1-phosphate N-acetyltransferase GlmU, with translation MNTPLHVVILAAGEGKRMKSSLPKVLQKVAGRPMLAHVIATARELQPAGIHVVHGHGGDQVREAFAAQDDLQWAEQAQQLGTGHAVRQAMPDVPDDARVLVMYGDAPLFTAQTLRRLLAAEGRLALLVAELDDPTGYGRVLRDAEGHVAAVVEEKDANREQRAVRLVNTGVIVADATALKEWLSRLSNDNAQGEYYLTDVAGMAAADFNAAEIVRVDDPRETEGANDPWQLAQLERAFQLRAARALCLQGARVADPARIDIRGEVIVGRDVEIDVDVVLEGRVELGDGVRIGPFTRLKDVVLGAGTEVRAHCDLDGARAEGAVTIGPFARLRPGTVLADGVHVGNFVETKNAVLGVGSKANHLTYLGDARIGAKVNVGAGTITCNYDGVNKSKTVIEDGAFIGSNTALVAPVTVGAGATIGAGSVVSHDAPEGKLTLARARQVAIEGWTRPQKKG
- a CDS encoding GtrA family protein, which gives rise to MSLRRQGSHFLAIGVLQYLVDWAVTVWLSHMGMAIEAANVTGRICGALLGYWLNGRFTFAGEDTAMGRVQFQRFALLWLGTTAVSTLAMSAIDDMLGLKSAWLAKPVVDAGLALVGFVLSRHWIYKR
- a CDS encoding P1 family peptidase, with the translated sequence MELPDTSLERPRAREAGVVIGVLPTGPRNAIVDVPGVAVGHATVVEGEAIRTGVTAILPHPGHLYRERVPAAIVIGNGYGKLLGISQVAELGELETPILLTGTLGVWRAADALVGWQLARPGMEDVRSLNPVVGETNDGYLNDIRARPLRAEHVVQALETAATDNVDEGAIGAGTGTVAFGWKGGIGTSSRRLDDAQGGHTVGVLVQSNYGGRLTIGGVALDDVRPARSASRGANAVPPATGDGSIMIVVATDAPLDDRLLRRLAARALLGVGRTGSSMSNGSGDYVIAFSTATQVRRALGARRHAQQVLPNEAMTPLFEAVAEATEEAIVNSLFRATGKRGHRGAVPALPLERVLPRLRRANTVAP